The proteins below come from a single Agrobacterium vitis genomic window:
- a CDS encoding PleD family two-component system response regulator, with amino-acid sequence MTARILVVDDVPANVKLLEARLLAEYFEVLTAEDGLKALDICDRTQVDVVLLDVMMPGIDGFEVCERLKSSPRTAHIPVVMVTALDQPSDRVRGLKAGADDFLTKPVNDLQLISRVKSLVRLKTLSDELRIRAETAQKMGIDSNIHLGDGRMDEVGQVLLVDSRASSQERIIKALKPVADVVAMSDAQAALFEAAESNFDLVIVNGTLEDYDPLRLCSQLRSLDRTRFIPILLIAEPGEEYLIVRALDLGVNDYIVRPVDTNELLARTLTQLRRKRYNDRLRSSVQQSIELAVTDDLTGLHNRRYLDTHIKVLFERSSLRKKPLSVCLVDIDRFKLVNDTYGHEAGDDVLREFAARIRATVRGADLACRYGGEEFVVVMPDTSQEMAGTVAERLREMVEKKPFRLQSGGELNVTASLGIATAGDEVASPEQLLRQADRALYQAKTEGRNRVVSAAA; translated from the coding sequence ATGACAGCCCGTATTCTGGTTGTTGATGATGTTCCTGCCAATGTGAAGCTGTTGGAAGCGCGGCTGCTGGCGGAATATTTCGAGGTATTGACGGCGGAAGACGGGCTGAAGGCGCTGGATATCTGCGACCGCACCCAGGTGGACGTCGTCCTTCTTGATGTCATGATGCCTGGCATTGACGGCTTTGAAGTGTGCGAGCGGCTGAAATCCAGCCCGCGCACGGCCCATATTCCCGTGGTGATGGTCACGGCACTGGACCAGCCTTCGGACCGGGTGAGGGGATTGAAGGCTGGCGCTGACGATTTTTTGACCAAGCCGGTCAACGATCTGCAGCTGATCTCCCGGGTTAAAAGTCTGGTGCGTCTGAAAACCCTCTCCGATGAATTGCGCATCCGCGCCGAGACGGCGCAGAAAATGGGCATAGACAGCAACATTCATCTCGGCGACGGACGTATGGACGAGGTCGGCCAGGTCTTGCTGGTCGATAGCCGCGCCAGTTCGCAGGAGCGCATCATCAAGGCGTTGAAGCCTGTGGCTGATGTTGTTGCGATGTCCGACGCCCAGGCCGCGCTGTTTGAGGCGGCGGAAAGCAATTTCGATCTGGTCATCGTCAACGGCACGCTGGAGGATTACGATCCGTTGCGCCTGTGTTCGCAGCTGCGTTCGCTGGATCGTACCCGCTTCATTCCGATTTTGCTGATTGCCGAACCGGGAGAGGAATACTTGATCGTGCGGGCGTTGGATCTGGGCGTCAACGATTACATTGTCCGGCCGGTCGACACCAATGAGCTGCTGGCGCGCACGCTGACCCAGCTACGCCGCAAACGGTATAACGACAGGCTGCGTAGCAGCGTGCAGCAAAGCATCGAACTGGCGGTGACCGACGATCTTACCGGACTTCACAATCGGCGCTATCTCGATACCCATATCAAAGTGTTGTTCGAGCGCTCCAGCCTGCGCAAGAAGCCGCTATCGGTATGCCTGGTGGATATCGATCGGTTCAAGCTGGTCAATGACACCTATGGCCATGAGGCGGGCGATGACGTTCTGCGGGAGTTTGCTGCTCGTATTCGCGCTACGGTGCGCGGAGCCGATCTTGCCTGCCGCTATGGCGGTGAGGAATTCGTGGTCGTGATGCCGGATACGTCGCAAGAGATGGCCGGTACGGTGGCCGAGCGCCTGCGCGAGATGGTAGAGAAAAAGCCATTTCGGTTGCAATCTGGTGGCGAACTGAATGTTACGGCATCGCTTGGCATCGCTACGGCGGGAGATGAGGTCGCAAGTCCGGAACAATTGTTAAGACAGGCTGACCGCGCGCTCTATCAAGCCAAAACCGAGGGCCGTAACAGGGTCGTGTCGGCGGCGGCCTAA
- a CDS encoding response regulator yields the protein MPKKVMIVEDNELNMKLFRDLIEASGYATIQTRNGMEALELARKHHPDLILMDIQLPEVSGLEVTKWLKQDSELHVIPVIAVTAFAMKGDEERIRQGGCEAYVSKPISVPKFLETIKTYLGDA from the coding sequence ATGCCGAAAAAGGTGATGATCGTTGAAGATAACGAGCTGAACATGAAACTGTTTCGTGATCTGATCGAAGCGTCGGGCTATGCGACCATCCAGACCCGTAACGGCATGGAAGCGCTGGAATTGGCCCGCAAACATCATCCCGATCTGATCTTGATGGACATACAGCTACCGGAAGTTTCCGGCCTGGAAGTGACCAAATGGCTGAAGCAGGATAGCGAGCTGCACGTCATTCCCGTGATCGCGGTGACTGCCTTCGCCATGAAGGGCGATGAGGAACGTATTCGCCAGGGTGGGTGCGAGGCCTATGTGTCGAAGCCGATTTCCGTGCCAAAATTCCTGGAAACGATCAAGACCTATCTGGGCGACGCCTGA
- a CDS encoding DUF3572 domain-containing protein — MTIKTVSAEHAEQTAIAVLGWLASEPDMLGRFLSLTGLEPQQLRLAVNDPEFLAGLLEFLMQHEPTLLEFCSATQTRPEDVIAAYHVYVRPALDSGEI, encoded by the coding sequence GTGACGATCAAGACGGTTTCAGCAGAGCATGCCGAACAAACGGCGATTGCCGTGCTCGGTTGGCTGGCGAGTGAGCCGGACATGCTGGGACGCTTTCTGTCCCTGACCGGCCTGGAGCCTCAGCAATTGCGCCTGGCCGTCAATGACCCGGAATTTCTGGCCGGACTTCTGGAGTTTCTCATGCAGCATGAACCGACCTTGCTGGAATTCTGCTCCGCCACACAGACCCGACCGGAAGATGTTATTGCAGCCTATCACGTCTATGTTCGGCCTGCACTTGATTCCGGTGAAATCTGA
- a CDS encoding DNA polymerase IV, whose product MSAAPPLHSGFCRDCLSLQAEGKRRCTACGSPRLVYHPELFKLTLAHIDCDAFYASVEKRDNPDLIDKPLIIGGGKRGVVSTACYVARIHGVRSAMPMFKALEACPDAVVIPPNMEKYSRVGRQVRAMMEELTPLVQPLSIDEAFLELKGTEALHHAPPALVLARLARRIESEIGITVSVGLSYCKFLAKVASDLQKPRGFSVVGEAEALDFLAPRPVTTIWGVGKAFASTLEKDGIRTIGQLQTMEESDLIRRYGSMGQRLARLSKGIDDRDVHTNDPAKSVSAETTFFDDISRREDLVPHLRKLSEKVAWRLKKQELAGHTVILKLKSADFKLRTRNRRLDDPTQLADRIFRTGLQMLEKEADGTKFRLIGIGISDFADPSLADPPDLVDPDAARRAKAEAAMDQLRMKFGKGMVETGFTFGSNKK is encoded by the coding sequence ATGTCTGCTGCGCCGCCCCTCCATTCCGGCTTTTGTCGTGATTGCCTTTCCCTACAGGCGGAAGGCAAGCGGAGATGCACGGCTTGCGGCAGCCCTCGCCTCGTCTATCACCCGGAACTGTTTAAGCTGACATTGGCCCATATCGATTGCGACGCCTTTTATGCCTCGGTTGAAAAGCGCGACAATCCAGACCTGATCGACAAGCCATTGATCATTGGCGGTGGTAAGCGCGGTGTGGTTTCCACCGCCTGTTACGTGGCCCGCATCCATGGTGTGCGCTCGGCCATGCCGATGTTCAAGGCGCTGGAAGCTTGCCCTGACGCCGTAGTCATTCCACCGAATATGGAAAAATATTCCCGTGTCGGTCGGCAGGTCCGGGCAATGATGGAGGAACTGACCCCTCTGGTGCAACCCCTGTCCATTGATGAGGCCTTTCTGGAATTGAAAGGGACTGAGGCCCTGCATCACGCACCACCCGCTCTTGTGCTGGCACGGCTTGCCCGGCGTATTGAAAGCGAAATTGGCATCACCGTTTCCGTTGGCCTGTCCTATTGTAAATTTCTGGCGAAAGTGGCGTCCGACCTGCAAAAACCCCGGGGCTTTTCAGTCGTCGGCGAGGCCGAAGCGCTGGACTTTCTGGCGCCCCGCCCTGTCACCACGATCTGGGGCGTCGGCAAGGCCTTCGCCAGCACCTTGGAAAAAGACGGCATTCGCACCATCGGACAATTGCAAACCATGGAGGAAAGCGACCTGATCCGCCGCTATGGCAGCATGGGCCAACGACTGGCACGGCTATCGAAAGGCATCGACGACCGGGACGTCCATACCAATGACCCGGCCAAAAGCGTCTCCGCCGAAACCACGTTCTTTGACGATATTTCCCGCCGGGAAGACCTTGTCCCCCATCTGCGCAAGCTCTCGGAGAAAGTCGCCTGGCGCTTGAAAAAGCAGGAACTGGCTGGACACACCGTTATCTTGAAGCTGAAGAGCGCCGATTTCAAATTACGCACCCGCAACCGGCGCTTGGACGATCCCACTCAACTTGCCGACCGGATCTTTCGCACGGGCCTGCAAATGCTGGAAAAGGAAGCCGATGGCACGAAATTTCGGCTAATCGGTATCGGCATCAGCGATTTTGCCGACCCAAGCCTGGCCGACCCCCCGGATCTGGTCGATCCGGATGCCGCCCGCCGCGCCAAGGCGGAAGCCGCCATGGACCAATTGCGGATGAAATTCGGCAAGGGCATGGTCGAAACCGGCTTCACCTTCGGCAGCAATAAAAAATAG
- a CDS encoding L,D-transpeptidase family protein, producing MTVRTMFRSMFLSASLLALSAGLSQASARDGSALQIIVSKQTQSLTVYDGDRIIAFSKVSTGKEGHTTPSGIFSIIQKTKYHESNLYSNAPMPWMQRITWSGVALHESNSVPNRPASHGCVRLPGQFARELYGMTRLGAHVLISDAPVAPAPIEHPFLFTPTQQQQGPQILSDARLRGTDGTSGTEPVEVAMADLPRPKPPSVISAQPPLSLLITFRGETETIHDAQLLLQDMGFETGGHDGHAGPLTRTAIQGFKRWKGLPLKGPLITPTFLSALYQTAGKPIPPVGQIYARQAFKPVFDAPIVIDQPETPLGTHFFAANLESAGGKAHWQVTSLEPASTVSNSSIVTIGKVQPNVPNGLDTVFNRIHVPDDIRERIETTMTTGTVMTITDHGLSPDTVDGTDFITNLPG from the coding sequence ATGACGGTCCGCACCATGTTTCGTTCGATGTTCCTGTCCGCTTCCCTGCTCGCGTTGAGCGCAGGCCTGTCGCAGGCCTCCGCCAGAGACGGCAGCGCATTGCAAATCATCGTGTCGAAACAGACGCAATCTCTCACGGTCTATGATGGAGACCGGATCATCGCCTTTTCGAAGGTTTCTACTGGTAAGGAAGGTCATACGACGCCGTCTGGAATCTTCTCGATCATCCAAAAGACGAAATATCACGAATCCAACCTTTATTCGAATGCGCCCATGCCCTGGATGCAACGAATCACCTGGTCTGGCGTTGCCTTGCATGAATCGAACAGCGTACCAAACCGGCCAGCCTCGCATGGCTGCGTGCGCCTGCCCGGCCAATTTGCGCGTGAGCTCTACGGCATGACCCGGCTGGGTGCGCATGTGCTGATCAGCGATGCTCCGGTCGCACCGGCTCCCATTGAACACCCGTTCCTGTTCACCCCGACGCAACAACAGCAAGGCCCGCAAATCCTGTCCGACGCCCGCCTGCGCGGTACGGACGGCACCAGCGGCACAGAACCGGTGGAAGTGGCGATGGCCGATCTGCCCCGCCCCAAGCCCCCGTCCGTAATTTCCGCCCAACCACCTTTGAGCCTGTTGATCACGTTCCGGGGTGAAACCGAAACCATCCATGACGCCCAACTTCTGTTGCAGGACATGGGGTTTGAGACGGGCGGCCATGACGGTCATGCAGGCCCCCTGACCCGCACGGCCATCCAGGGCTTCAAACGGTGGAAAGGTCTGCCCCTGAAGGGTCCGCTCATTACGCCGACGTTCCTGAGCGCTCTCTATCAAACTGCTGGCAAGCCGATACCACCCGTTGGCCAAATCTATGCACGCCAGGCATTCAAGCCGGTCTTCGATGCGCCTATTGTCATCGACCAGCCGGAAACACCACTCGGTACGCATTTTTTCGCAGCGAACCTGGAGAGTGCCGGTGGGAAGGCTCATTGGCAGGTGACCAGCCTTGAGCCAGCTTCCACGGTCTCAAATTCGTCGATTGTCACCATTGGCAAGGTGCAGCCAAACGTCCCCAATGGGTTGGATACGGTTTTCAATCGGATTCACGTCCCCGACGACATCCGCGAGCGCATTGAAACCACCATGACGACAGGCACCGTGATGACGATTACCGACCATGGGCTAAGCCCGGATACGGTTGATGGCACAGACTTCATCACCAACCTGCCGGGATAA